The Myxococcales bacterium genome includes the window TGGCGTCAAGGGCGTCGCGTTTGCGCGCGTCGCCGCCGATGGGTCGTGGCAAGCGCCCTTTGCCAAAAATATGAGCGACGAGGCGCGCCTGGGGGTCAACAAGATCGCGGGCGCGGGCGATGGCGATGTCCTGTTGTTTGTCGCGGATCGCGCCAAGGTCGCCAACACGTGCCTGGGCGCCATTCGCCTCCACATCGGCGAAAAGCTCGAGATGACGCGCAAGCAAGAGTATCAATTCATGTGGCTGGTCGATCCACCGCTGTTTGAGATCGACGAGGAAACCGGCGGCGTCGCGGCGGCGCATCACCCGTTTACTTCGCCACGCGTCGAAGATGAGGCGCTGCTAGAAGAGGCGCCAGGCAAGGTGTTGGCGCGCGCCTACGATTTGGTGCTCAATGGCATGGAAGTTGGCGGCGGCTCGATCCGAATCCATCGACCGGACTTGCAGGCGCGCGTGTTTCGCGCGTTAGGCATCAGCGACGCCGATGCGCAGCAAAAATTCGGCTTCTTGCTGGAGGCCTTCAAATATGGCCCACCACCACACGGCGGGCTGGCGCTCGGACTTGACCGGCTCACGATGTTAATGGCGGGTGCGACGAGCTTGCGCGATATCATCGCGTTTCCAAAGACGCAAAAAGGCGCGGATCTGATGACGGAATGCCCGACGCCCGTACTTAAAAAGCAGCTCGACGAGCTATTTATTGCGGTAAAACCAGAAATCGCGGCCGCCAAGTAGGCCCGCGCGGGGCGGCAATTTGCCCTTGACGACCACGCGAGTCGTGGCCACGTTGTCGGCATGACCTACAACCCTACAATGGCCCTTACGCGGAAGGCCACCGGCCCTATCCGCGTCGCCGTGGTGGCCGATGAGCCAGCCGGGCGGGCGGAACTTTTACCGCTCCTTGGCTCGATCGAGCTGACGGTGGTTGAGCCAGGGCGCGCCGAGGTTTTTTTATGGGATCCAGGCCACGGGCATGAGCTGGTCGCCAAGCGCTTGGCGCGGCTTGAGCATATGGATGTACCCGTCGTGGTGGTCCTGGATGATGCATCGCTGGCGCAAGAGGCGCTGCGAGGCCGCGCCCGGGGCGTTTTGCTGCGCGAACACCTCGGCAATGGCATCGTCGCCGCGCTGCAAGCCGCGGCTATGGGCCTAACCGTGCTCGATCCCGACATTGCGAGCTACACCGCGTTGCAAACCGAGGCAAAGCCCAGGTCCGGGAGTGTCGATCTAACAGATCGCGAATCGCAGGTCGTGGAGCTCTTGGCCGAGGGCATGTCCAACAAGCTCATCGCAGCGAGGCTTGGCATCAGTGACCATACCGCCAAATTCCACGTCACCGGCGTGATGGGCAAGCTGGGCGCAACCTCGCGCACTGAAGCCGTCGTCGAGGCGGTGCGCCGCGGCTTGGTAAATTTGTAACTACGGGCCCATGCCGAGCCATTCTTCGCCGGCCTCGCCAAATTCTTTTTTCCAGATCGGGACGTCTTGCTTGAGGCGCTCGATGAGTTCTCGGCAGGCCGCAAAGGCCTCGGCACGATGCGGCGCTGAAGTGGCAATGACGACGGCCACGTCGCCAATGGCAAGTGACCCGACGCGGTGCTCGACCGCGAGTCGG containing:
- a CDS encoding response regulator transcription factor; the encoded protein is MALTRKATGPIRVAVVADEPAGRAELLPLLGSIELTVVEPGRAEVFLWDPGHGHELVAKRLARLEHMDVPVVVVLDDASLAQEALRGRARGVLLREHLGNGIVAALQAAAMGLTVLDPDIASYTALQTEAKPRSGSVDLTDRESQVVELLAEGMSNKLIAARLGISDHTAKFHVTGVMGKLGATSRTEAVVEAVRRGLVNL